The DNA sequence ACTCGTTGTATCTCCCCGGTGCTGTCTCGAAACCGAGGTCTTCCATGCCGTGGAACTCGTCGCTTGTGAGACCCAGGTCGGCGTGTACTGCACGCGTTCCCATAACTACGTCGCCGACCTCGACAGCCGTGTCTCGGAAGGCACCGCCTATACCTGCGTCTACGACCTTCTCGATGTCGTACCTTTCGAGAGCCAACGTTACCGACGCCGCGGCGTTACTCCTCCCTATTCCCGTTACGACGACCAGGCTGTCGCCACACGAGTAGACCGGACGTCCGAGCACCTCGTCGACGGCTTCGGCTTCTCTTTCTCCTAAGACCGCCTCGGCTTCCTCCTCCATCGCTACACATACGAGTCTGTCTGCCATCCGTAACCGTCTTAACTCCTCCAGACCTTGTTTCTTTACGGTGATAATATCTCCGACTCCTCCCCTTCTCACTCCCAGAAACAGACAGAAGACAGCCGTGTCGACGCCGACACAGACGTTGACGCCGACGCCGACGGTCAGATCGACGACGCCCACGTCCTCGAACTCCTAGAGCCCTCAGTAAGGGACTGGTGGGTCGACGAGTTCGGCGAGTACACAGATATCAACAACGGCTACTTCACACCGCCCCAGAAGGAAGCTGTCCCCCTGATACACGAGGGGGAGAACGCACTCATAGCGTCGCCGACGGGCAGCGGAAAATGTGTTACTCCCGATACCCCACTCTTAGTAGACGAAGACGGTGAGAGCCGGGTACTCAGAGCCTCGGATCTCCTCGACAAGACCGAGACTAAGGTAGCCGACGTCGACCACGACGGTGAGCTACACACGAGTAGCATAAGCTCCTACTCTCTCACAGACGACGGCGAGATAGAGACGAAGGACGCACTCGTCTACTCCGAGACCTACTCGGGAGACGTATACCGGCTCAAGACCGTCTATGGAAGGGAGGTCGAGCTAACACCCGACCATCCTCTTCTCGTCGAGACCCGCGACGGCTCCGAGTGGAGACGAGCCGAGGAGGTCGATGAAGGGGACAGGATCGGTGTCCCGAGGCGTATAGATCTACCAGAGGAGACACAGACACCCCACCTCGAAACCGCCGTCCGAAAGCTCAGACAGAGATTCGAAGACGCCGTCACGTCTGACGAGTCGGAGAGTCTCAAAATACGTCTGCGGGAAGCCGATGGAGTCTCCGACTTATCTGAGAAGGATCTGAGACGTCTCCTGTGTCTCGCGCGCCTTACTATTACCGAGGCTGCCGAGACTCTCTCAGTGAGTCCTGCTACCGTACACAGACGTGTCACGTCACCTGAGAGCTTTGACGACGATGACCTGGGTCTTCTGAGACTGATAGAGGAGAGGTTCGAGCCTCTGGGTGAGACGGAGGTTGCCGTCGTGATGAACAACGGTGCTGTTTCGAGGTTCGAGTACCCCGAGACGGTAGACGCCGAGGTCGCGAGACTCGCTGCTTTCGTCCTCGCCGAGGGGTTCATAGGCGACTACGACAGGAGCGGCATGGTATCTGTCTCCCAGAGTAAGAGAACCGATCTTCTCGAAGAGGTAAGACGTACTGCGGAGGAGAGGTTCGGTGTCGTCTTCGAACTCAAGGAGGGTAGCTCTAAGGACTACGCAGTAAACGACTCGGCTTTCGCTGTCTTCTTCTCAGAGCTCCTAGACATAGACACGGGAGAGGGAAGGGAAGTCGATCTACCCGACTGGATTCTCAACGCTCCGAGAGACGTCAAGAGGGCTTTCGTCTCGACCTTCCTCTCACTCGAAGCCGAGGTCAGAAACGACGAGGTACGTCTGACACAGGCTAACGAGATGAAGATAGAACAGATCAACTACCTCCTGATGTCGTTCGGGATACTCGCGTCACGCCGAACTGTCTCGAAACGCGCCACTAACTCCGGGATGGAGAAGAGGGAGTACACGACCTTAACCGTCAGACGGAAGCAGAGTCTCCGGCGTCTCGTCTCTGAGTTCGACATACGCCATCCCAACACAGCCTCAGCCGAGAGACACGCAGTAGGCGACGGCTCGGGATACATAACACAGAGAGGCTTGGACAAGCTGGATTCGGCTCTCGACTCTCCCCCCGACGGCACAGACCCCGACCTTGAGGAAACTGTGGGGGAGATGCGTGACTCGAACGTTGTCTGGCTCGAAGTCACGGAGAAGGAGACCGTCGACTACGACGGCGAGATAATCGATCTCAACGTCCCGGATCTCCACAACTTCGTCGGTGGTTCGGGAGGGATGTACCTACACAACACTCTCGCCTCCTTTACATCGATCATAAACGAGCTATTCAGGAAGAGCAAGGAAGACGAACTCGAAAACTCGGTCTACTGTCTCTACGTCTCGCCCCTCAAGAGCCTCGCCAACGACATACATCGGAACCTCGAAGTTCCTCTTGAGGGCATAGACGAGGTCGCGCGTGAGAACGGACACGACCCCGCCGAGATACGCCACGCTATACGCCACGGAGACACGAGCGACTACGAGCGTCAGAAGATGCTCGACGAGACTCCCCATATCCTCAACACGACCCCAGAGACCCTCGGGATACTCCTCAACTCGCCCAAGTTCCGTGAGAAGCTCAGGACTGTCGAGTACGTCATAGTCGACGAGATACATTCGCTCGCCGACAACAAGCGGGGCGTCCATCTCTCTGTCTCTCTCGAACGTCTCGAAAACCTGTGTGAGACTTCACCGACACGTATAGGCTGTTCGGCGACAGTCGAGCCTCTCGAAGACATCGCCGACTTCCTCGTGGGATACGACGAGGCGGGAGGCGAACCGCGCGATTCGACCGTCGTCGACACACGTTTCGTACGTGACTTCGACATACAGCTCCGGTGTCCGACCGACGACCTCATACACACACCCAACGACGAGATACAGGACGCCTTCTACCAACAGCTACACTCGATGGTACAGGATCACGACAACACTCTGATATTCACGAATACGCGGTCGGGCGCGGAGAGGGTTCTGCACAACCTACGTGACAGGTTCGACGTCTACGACGACTCGAACTCGGGCTGCCACCACGGCTCGGTCGGAAAGGAGGGGAGAAAACAGATCGAGGAGGATCTTAAGTCGGGCGACATCGACTTCGTGACCTCGTCTACGTCTCTCGAACTCGGCGTCGACATGCCCCATCTCGACTTAGTCGTTCAGGTCGGCTCGCCGAAGTCGGTAGCGGGTCTCCTTCAGCGCATAGGAAGGGCGGGACACTCCCTCGGAGAGACAGTCGAGGGACGTGTGATAGCACTCGACCGCGACGAACTCGTAGAGTGTGCGGTGATGCTCAAGAAGGCGGAGGAGGGCTTCGTCGACCGCGTCTTCGTTCCCGAGAAGCCACAGGACGTCCTCGCTCAGCACGTCTACGGAATGGCGATCAACTCAGTCCGCCCCGAGCGCGAGGTCGTCGAGACGGTAAGAAGGGCATACCCCTACCGCAACTACAAACGTGACGACTGGGAGTCTCTGATGAGGTACCTCACTGCCGACTACGAGGGGATGGAAGACCGCTCGATATACGCCAAGGTCTGGAGGGACGAGAACGATGACGG is a window from the Candidatus Afararchaeum irisae genome containing:
- the mqnB gene encoding futalosine hydrolase, coding for MADRLVCVAMEEEAEAVLGEREAEAVDEVLGRPVYSCGDSLVVVTGIGRSNAAASVTLALERYDIEKVVDAGIGGAFRDTAVEVGDVVMGTRAVHADLGLTSDEFHGMEDLGFETAPGRYNEYDLSPVNVETDGSGAVATVSSVSANDRTAREIRERTGAVVEDMETAGVAQVCYLRDVEVSAVIAVSNYTGDGGEWDFEKGLDALSDAVDEII
- a CDS encoding ATP-dependent helicase, producing the protein MFLYGDNISDSSPSHSQKQTEDSRVDADTDVDADADGQIDDAHVLELLEPSVRDWWVDEFGEYTDINNGYFTPPQKEAVPLIHEGENALIASPTGSGKCVTPDTPLLVDEDGESRVLRASDLLDKTETKVADVDHDGELHTSSISSYSLTDDGEIETKDALVYSETYSGDVYRLKTVYGREVELTPDHPLLVETRDGSEWRRAEEVDEGDRIGVPRRIDLPEETQTPHLETAVRKLRQRFEDAVTSDESESLKIRLREADGVSDLSEKDLRRLLCLARLTITEAAETLSVSPATVHRRVTSPESFDDDDLGLLRLIEERFEPLGETEVAVVMNNGAVSRFEYPETVDAEVARLAAFVLAEGFIGDYDRSGMVSVSQSKRTDLLEEVRRTAEERFGVVFELKEGSSKDYAVNDSAFAVFFSELLDIDTGEGREVDLPDWILNAPRDVKRAFVSTFLSLEAEVRNDEVRLTQANEMKIEQINYLLMSFGILASRRTVSKRATNSGMEKREYTTLTVRRKQSLRRLVSEFDIRHPNTASAERHAVGDGSGYITQRGLDKLDSALDSPPDGTDPDLEETVGEMRDSNVVWLEVTEKETVDYDGEIIDLNVPDLHNFVGGSGGMYLHNTLASFTSIINELFRKSKEDELENSVYCLYVSPLKSLANDIHRNLEVPLEGIDEVARENGHDPAEIRHAIRHGDTSDYERQKMLDETPHILNTTPETLGILLNSPKFREKLRTVEYVIVDEIHSLADNKRGVHLSVSLERLENLCETSPTRIGCSATVEPLEDIADFLVGYDEAGGEPRDSTVVDTRFVRDFDIQLRCPTDDLIHTPNDEIQDAFYQQLHSMVQDHDNTLIFTNTRSGAERVLHNLRDRFDVYDDSNSGCHHGSVGKEGRKQIEEDLKSGDIDFVTSSTSLELGVDMPHLDLVVQVGSPKSVAGLLQRIGRAGHSLGETVEGRVIALDRDELVECAVMLKKAEEGFVDRVFVPEKPQDVLAQHVYGMAINSVRPEREVVETVRRAYPYRNYKRDDWESLMRYLTADYEGMEDRSIYAKVWRDENDDGTTVIGKRGKMARVIYMTNIGTIPDSFTIDVFVRGTDEWVGDLDEGYLDNLDKGDVFVLGGQNYEFKYRRGSKVYVDPTTASPTVPSWFSERLPLSYDLGREILRFKRQTVERLHDEDADARDWLSSYPIDPNSVESILRIFDEQLRYASELSVSTDERFVVEQVVDTDAGRRHYYFHSNYGRKFNDGLSRIVAHEASRRIETNVKISVADNGFAVSMPMNRKIDVYDVIDSVNPDNAEEILRDALDGSELLKRYFRINATRSLMILKNYKGNTKSAKRQQVSSDMLIHYAEDLDGFVVLEETYREVTEDKLDIDHIQDILGEIHDGDVDVVGIEPESPTPMAFGIASLAASDVVLAEDKSKVLEEFHDRVMEEID